The Ranitomeya imitator isolate aRanImi1 chromosome 8, aRanImi1.pri, whole genome shotgun sequence genome window below encodes:
- the MRPL37 gene encoding large ribosomal subunit protein mL37, giving the protein MAASMLVPSAAGLSCAHRTGLRCLSVSASRSKKQVERPRQRKEPLEIPGLERITYADRCYYVPWLARPKYTEFRMDWNPQYYRSPPVQQMALYKEQPSYMFNPKCRLLGGVKQALWLTKSKLIEGLPQRIVDVCEDPTYAFPNHQEVVHNAISNACLWSTTEEIREREEYCPKLLQNLLYLCQTQNHIYPSLSQRTIVENWKLRTSWHKDSTIYHVRGTDGSLMSAKTPLEPLASSSEIQATAQHVLASLYPLSPAIDLQEVNVYEEKNGIGFKDGFPYSHPHTVYLTEPCSTRAKFLPDQLRAKMLMIAFGGAVAKAKILFGEDVKTLPQPIVVQSVGTDGQLFHFMVLQLNTLNLESNDGIKNIVWMDGDQALYDTVAFKPKIKRKVVLVPAGIAGFNPATFVKFWAMYLNGAV; this is encoded by the exons ATGGCGGCCTCCATGCTCGTCCCATCCGCGGCCGGGCTGTCCTGCGCTCACAGAACCGGTCTCCGATGCCTGAGTGTCAGCGCAAGCCGCAGCAAGAAGCAGGTGGAGCGTCCCCGGCAGAGGAAGGAGCCGCTGGAGATCCCGGGGCTGGAGCGGATCACGTACGCGGACCGCTGTTACTACGTCCCCTGGCTGGCGCGGCCCAAGTACACGGAGTTTCGCATGGACTGGAACCCGCAGTATTACCGCTCCCCGCCCGTCCAGCAGATGGCGCTGTACAAGGAGCAGCCCTCCTATATGTTCAACCCCAAGTGCCGGCTGCTGGGAG GTGTGAAGCAGGCGCTATGGCTGACAAAGTCCAAGCTGATAGAAGGATTGCCACAGAGGATAGTGGACGTGTGTGAAGACCCGACCTATGCATTCCCCAATCACCAGGAAGTGGTGCACAATGCGATCTCCAATGCCTGTCTATGGAGCACCACCGAAGAAATAAGAGAGCGAGAAGAGTACTG TCCGAAGCTGCTGCAAAACCTCCTGTATTTGTGCCAAACACAGAACCACATCTATCCTTCACTGTCACAGAGGACAATTGTGGAGAATTGGAAATTGAGGACTTCTTGGCATAAAG acTCCACCATTTACCATGTGAGAGGGACTGATGGATCACTGATGAGCGCCAAGACCCCACTGGAACCACTGGCTTCCTCCAGTGAAATCCAAGCGACGGCGCAGCATGTCCTGGCCTCCCTGTATCCACTGTCTCCTGCTATTGATCTACAAGAGGTGAATGTGTACGAAGAGAAAAACGGCATAG GATTTAAGGACGGGTTCCCATATTCCCACCCGCACACCGTATACCTCACTGAGCCGTGTAGCACCAGAGCAAAATTCCTTCCAGACCAGCTGAGAGCTAAAATGCTAATGATCGCTTTTGGAGGAGCTGTAGCCAAAGCCAAGATCCTCTTTGGG GAGGATGTGAAGACTCTGCCACAACCAATTGTAGTGCAGAGCGTGGGCACCGACGGGCAGTTGTTCCACTTCATGGTGCTGCAGCTAAATACCCTCAATCTAGAATCTAATGATGGCATTAAGAACATTGTCTGGATGGACGGAGACCAGGCGCTCTACGACACGGTGGCGTTCAAGCCAAAAATAAAGAGGAAGGTGGTTTTG